In the Streptomyces sp. 3214.6 genome, AGGGCCGCGGAGCGGCCTGGGCGGGCGAGGCCGCGAGGACGCCCGCGCCGGCGAGAAGGACGGTGGCCGCCCCCGCGACGGCCGCCGATCTGAGTCGGGAGTTCACTAGGCGTGACATCTGCATCGGTTCCTCCGTTCGATTGCCACGGTCACCGACCCTGGCAGCGAACGGCACGCCGCACATCCTGTGAAGTCTCAGGGTGCCGCGTGCGGCCGAGGCTTCCGCGGGTGCTGGGCCTGCGTCAGAAGAACACCCCGCACCGCAGCAGCACGTTCGCGTAGGGCCGCGCCTCACCCGTGCGCACCACCAGCCGCGCGCCCGCCGACAGCCTCTTCAGCTCCTCGTGCGAGACCAGGGCCAGCTCGGGGAAGTGCCCGTCCAGCAGCGCGGCCGCCGCCGGATTCGCCGCCCGGACCTCCGTCGCCGCCGTCGCGCCCTCGACGACCAGCTCGGCGAGCAGCCCCTCGACCACCTCCGCGAACGACGGCACCCCCGCCCGGAACGCGAGGTCCACAACCCGGGGACCGTCCGGTATCGGCATGCCGGCGTCGCACACCAGCACCCCGTCCCCGTGCCCCAACTCCGCAAGCGCACCGGAGAGCTGACGGTTGAGGATCCCGGCTTTCTTCACAGCGACTCACCTCCCTGGGGCTCTCCGGCCCCGCTGCCCGACTCCCGGCCCAGCGACGCCACCTCCTGCGCCGTCGGGAACGACTCCTGCGCGCCGCGCCGGGTCACGGCGACCGCCCCGACCCGCGCCGCGTACGCCGCCGCCTCGGCCAGGGACGCGCCCGCGCCCAGCTTCCACGCCAGCGCCGCCGTGAAGGAGTCACCCGCACCGGTCGTGTCCACGGCCGTCACCTTCACGGACGGCACCCGCACCACGCCCTCCGCCGAGGCCACCAGCGCGCCCTCCGCGCCCAGCGTGACGACCACCGACTTCGGTCCCTTCGCGAGCAGCACCCGCGCCCAGTCCTCCGGCCGGTCGCCGGCCTCCGCGTCCCCGAGGAGCACCTTCGCCTCGTGCTCGTTGACGATCAGCGGGTCGCAGGCCGCGAGCAGCACGGCGGGCAGCGGGCGCGGCGGAGAGGGGTTCAGCACGAAGCGACTGTCCGGCGACAGGCTCGCCGCCACTGCAACGACCGTCTCCAGGGGGATCTCCAGCTGCGCCGACACCACCCGGGAGGTCTGGAAGAGGCAGCCGGCGGCGCGTACGTCGTCCGGTGTCAGCCGGCCGTTCGCGCCCGGCGACACCACGATGCTGTTGTCGCCCGACGGGTCTACGGTGATCAGCGCGACGCCGGTCGGCGCCCCGCCCACCAGCACGCCCACCGTGTCGACACCGGCCGCCCGCTGCGAGTCGAGCAGCAGCCGGCCGTTCGCGTCGTCGCCGACCCGGGCCAGCAGGGCCGTTCGGGCCCCGAGGCGGGCGGCCGCGACGGCCTGGTTCGCGCCTTTGCCGCCGGGGTGGACGGCCAGGTCGGAGCCGAGGACGGTCTCCCCGGCCCCCGGCCGCCGCTCGACGCCGATCACCAGGTCGGCGTTGGCCGACCCTACGACCAGCAGGTCGTAGTCGTACATGAAGCAACTCCCCTGATAGGTGGCCCGGTACGTGGCCTGATACGTGCCTCGG is a window encoding:
- the rbsD gene encoding D-ribose pyranase, which gives rise to MKKAGILNRQLSGALAELGHGDGVLVCDAGMPIPDGPRVVDLAFRAGVPSFAEVVEGLLAELVVEGATAATEVRAANPAAAALLDGHFPELALVSHEELKRLSAGARLVVRTGEARPYANVLLRCGVFF
- a CDS encoding ribokinase; the protein is MYDYDLLVVGSANADLVIGVERRPGAGETVLGSDLAVHPGGKGANQAVAAARLGARTALLARVGDDANGRLLLDSQRAAGVDTVGVLVGGAPTGVALITVDPSGDNSIVVSPGANGRLTPDDVRAAGCLFQTSRVVSAQLEIPLETVVAVAASLSPDSRFVLNPSPPRPLPAVLLAACDPLIVNEHEAKVLLGDAEAGDRPEDWARVLLAKGPKSVVVTLGAEGALVASAEGVVRVPSVKVTAVDTTGAGDSFTAALAWKLGAGASLAEAAAYAARVGAVAVTRRGAQESFPTAQEVASLGRESGSGAGEPQGGESL